The following are encoded together in the Citrobacter arsenatis genome:
- a CDS encoding dihydrodipicolinate synthase family protein, producing MPGCSFSEIYVRIYRHWLAGEHQQAVQLHEALLPYIQRWMQHCEYIIQVEKTILQRRGIIDDDYCRKPGWSLTNDDIKHIDSFISQFNLSA from the coding sequence ATGCCGGGGTGTTCGTTTAGCGAGATTTATGTACGAATTTACCGTCACTGGCTGGCAGGAGAACATCAACAGGCGGTGCAATTACACGAGGCGCTGTTACCCTATATTCAGCGCTGGATGCAGCACTGTGAGTATATTATTCAGGTTGAAAAGACAATATTGCAGCGACGCGGGATCATCGATGATGACTATTGCCGAAAGCCTGGTTGGTCATTAACGAATGACGATATAAAACATATTGATAGTTTTATTTCACAGTTCAATTTGTCGGCATGA
- the ilvD gene encoding dihydroxy-acid dehydratase: MSSCGSGCAGCGGEHFNPILSGDDGALKRALYKSMGHTDAQLRRPVIAVVNSYTNATAGHANLNELTAHVLNGIDDAGGVGMVFGTIAPCDGIAEGHLGMRYILAAREIIASSIEVMMRAHRFDGMVLLGSCDKIVPAMLMAAARLDIPAILVNGGPMYPAEYKGKHWDGNIVTEAIGWKRRGEIDEVEFRHIEDIAEPGHGSCTMYGTANTMCCIAEVLGMSLPGSSMLPAISHERRDCAYATGMTAVDLVKRGVNARQIITRESIRNAMAYLLATGGSTNAILHLQAIYYEAELGHLPLSEFDALSHQVPLVASLYPASEYDMIDFWEAGGVAAVEKEIANLLDLNCLTVNGQKKGEWLMDVPSTRRPEVIHTLAIPVRNESGVAVLHGNLSPMGCVVKPAAVPDHLMVFTGPAVVFNSEDEAVESILSGDIQPGSVLVLRYEGPKGGPGMPEMYKPMKFLEGMNLSNSCALITDGRFSGSNRGLFVGHISPEASDGGVLALVENGDLISIDIPQRTLTLNVADAILAERQQRCQLVHKEVPRGFLRLYRRWALPAAQGAVLADKEDS; this comes from the coding sequence ATGAGCAGTTGTGGCAGCGGATGCGCAGGTTGCGGTGGTGAACACTTCAATCCGATCCTCAGTGGTGATGACGGTGCTCTAAAGCGCGCCCTGTATAAATCGATGGGGCATACGGACGCGCAGCTCCGCCGTCCAGTAATTGCCGTAGTTAACAGCTATACCAATGCGACGGCAGGGCACGCCAATCTGAATGAACTGACCGCGCATGTGCTAAATGGCATTGATGACGCGGGAGGTGTGGGGATGGTGTTTGGTACCATTGCCCCTTGTGACGGTATTGCCGAAGGGCATTTGGGTATGCGCTATATTCTGGCGGCACGCGAAATCATTGCAAGTTCAATCGAGGTCATGATGCGCGCCCACCGCTTCGATGGCATGGTGTTGCTGGGATCGTGTGACAAAATCGTCCCCGCCATGCTGATGGCGGCAGCGCGCCTCGATATCCCGGCCATTTTGGTGAACGGCGGGCCAATGTATCCCGCGGAATACAAAGGTAAGCACTGGGACGGCAATATCGTCACCGAGGCGATTGGCTGGAAACGTCGTGGCGAAATTGATGAAGTTGAGTTCCGCCATATAGAGGATATTGCCGAACCTGGACATGGTTCCTGCACCATGTACGGTACCGCCAATACGATGTGTTGTATTGCTGAAGTACTGGGGATGAGCCTGCCTGGAAGCAGTATGCTGCCCGCGATTTCACACGAACGCCGCGATTGTGCATACGCGACCGGGATGACGGCGGTGGATCTGGTAAAACGTGGGGTGAACGCGCGGCAGATCATTACACGCGAATCAATCCGTAATGCGATGGCCTATCTGCTGGCGACGGGAGGTTCCACTAACGCCATTCTACATTTGCAGGCCATTTATTATGAGGCTGAACTGGGCCACCTGCCACTGTCTGAATTTGATGCGCTGAGCCATCAGGTACCCCTGGTTGCTTCGCTCTATCCGGCATCGGAATACGACATGATCGATTTTTGGGAGGCTGGCGGCGTTGCGGCGGTGGAAAAAGAGATCGCTAATTTATTGGATCTCAATTGCCTGACGGTCAACGGACAAAAAAAAGGGGAGTGGTTGATGGATGTTCCCTCCACCCGACGCCCGGAAGTTATCCATACGCTGGCGATTCCGGTCCGCAATGAGTCGGGGGTCGCTGTACTACATGGCAACTTGTCACCGATGGGGTGCGTAGTGAAGCCTGCTGCGGTTCCGGACCATTTGATGGTCTTTACCGGGCCTGCGGTGGTATTTAACAGCGAAGATGAGGCCGTTGAGTCCATTCTCTCCGGCGATATTCAGCCCGGTAGTGTATTGGTTCTGCGCTATGAAGGACCAAAGGGAGGGCCGGGTATGCCGGAGATGTATAAGCCGATGAAATTCCTCGAAGGAATGAACCTTTCGAACTCCTGTGCGCTGATCACCGATGGGCGTTTTTCCGGCTCGAACCGTGGCCTGTTCGTGGGGCATATCTCACCAGAAGCCAGCGATGGCGGCGTACTGGCGCTGGTGGAAAACGGCGACTTAATCAGTATTGATATTCCACAGCGGACATTAACGTTGAATGTGGCAGATGCTATTTTGGCTGAACGTCAGCAACGTTGTCAGTTGGTACATAAAGAAGTACCGCGCGGGTTCTTGCGTCTGTATCGACGCTGGGCGCTACCTGCTGCGCAAGGCGCGGTACTGGCGGACAAGGAGGATTCGTAA
- a CDS encoding dihydrodipicolinate synthase family protein — MATVAKIQGVNPIVAMSFTSQGEVDFTSFRRLLAHLSGVGVNGLTLFGIASEFPKLDDSERMQLAEIFLADLAGKGVFRALSVTDHSTDLAVRRARRYQSMGADALMLLPPFFLQPSLAAVQAHIAAVLEAVTIPVMVQYAPGETGFPLSPAQLADVAKRYPHAVFKIECNPPVDYTREFLKLVPEAHVLNGYAGLYMLQMLGGGAKV, encoded by the coding sequence ATGGCAACCGTTGCAAAGATCCAGGGCGTTAATCCCATTGTTGCTATGTCATTTACGTCACAAGGTGAGGTGGATTTTACCAGTTTTCGCCGTCTGCTGGCCCACCTTTCTGGTGTGGGTGTTAACGGGTTGACACTGTTTGGTATTGCCAGTGAATTTCCAAAGCTTGACGACAGCGAACGAATGCAATTGGCGGAAATTTTTCTTGCTGACTTAGCGGGTAAAGGTGTCTTTCGCGCACTGTCGGTCACCGATCATAGCACCGATCTCGCCGTACGTCGGGCGCGGCGGTATCAGAGTATGGGGGCCGATGCGCTGATGCTGCTTCCACCATTTTTTCTTCAACCGTCGCTTGCCGCCGTACAGGCGCATATCGCGGCGGTGCTGGAGGCGGTAACTATTCCGGTAATGGTGCAGTACGCGCCTGGAGAGACTGGATTTCCGCTCTCGCCCGCGCAACTGGCCGACGTGGCTAAACGCTATCCCCATGCCGTGTTTAAGATTGAATGCAATCCACCGGTGGACTACACCCGTGAGTTTCTGAAGCTGGTGCCAGAGGCTCACGTTCTCAACGGTTATGCTGGCTTGTATATGCTGCAGATGCTGGGGGGGGGGGCAAAGGTGTGA